One stretch of Streptomyces sp. A2-16 DNA includes these proteins:
- the mraY gene encoding phospho-N-acetylmuramoyl-pentapeptide-transferase: MMKQILFSGVIGLFLTLVGTPLLIKLLARKGYGQYIRDDGPREHASKRGTPTMGGIAFILATVAAYFLSKIITGYPPTYSGLLVLGLMCGMGLVGFLDDYIKIVKRRSLGLRAKAKMAGQLIVGISFAVLALMFPDSHNNTPASTRLSFITDFGWKIGPILFVVWALFMILAMSNGVNLTDGLDGLATGASVLVFGAYTFIGVWQFQESCANAQTLTNPNACYEVRDPLDLAVIASALMGACLGFLWWNTSPAKIFMGDTGSLALGGVLTGLAICSRTELLVAIMGGLFVLITMSVVIQVGSFRLTGKRVFRMAPLQHHFELKGWSEVLVVVRFWIIQGICVIVGLGLFYAGWAAEK; the protein is encoded by the coding sequence ATGATGAAGCAGATCCTGTTCTCAGGAGTCATCGGCCTGTTTCTGACCCTGGTCGGCACCCCGCTGCTGATCAAGCTGCTCGCGCGCAAGGGTTACGGCCAGTACATCCGCGACGACGGCCCGCGCGAGCACGCCAGCAAGCGCGGTACGCCCACCATGGGTGGTATCGCCTTCATCCTGGCGACCGTCGCCGCCTACTTCCTGTCCAAGATCATCACCGGTTACCCGCCCACCTACTCGGGCCTGCTGGTGCTCGGCCTGATGTGCGGCATGGGCCTGGTCGGCTTCCTGGACGACTACATCAAGATCGTCAAGCGGCGTTCGCTGGGTCTGCGGGCCAAGGCGAAGATGGCGGGGCAGCTGATCGTCGGCATCAGCTTCGCGGTGCTCGCGCTGATGTTCCCGGACTCCCACAACAACACCCCGGCCTCGACGCGGCTGTCGTTCATCACCGACTTCGGCTGGAAGATCGGCCCGATCCTGTTCGTGGTCTGGGCGCTGTTCATGATCCTCGCGATGTCGAACGGCGTGAACCTCACCGACGGTCTGGACGGCCTCGCCACCGGCGCCTCCGTGCTCGTCTTCGGTGCCTACACCTTCATCGGCGTCTGGCAGTTCCAGGAGTCCTGCGCCAACGCGCAGACCCTGACCAACCCCAACGCCTGCTACGAGGTGCGCGATCCGCTCGACCTCGCGGTGATCGCCTCCGCGCTGATGGGTGCCTGCCTGGGCTTCCTGTGGTGGAACACCTCGCCGGCCAAGATCTTCATGGGCGACACCGGTTCGCTCGCCCTCGGCGGTGTCCTCACCGGCCTCGCCATCTGCTCCCGCACCGAGCTCCTGGTCGCCATCATGGGCGGTCTGTTCGTCCTCATCACCATGTCGGTGGTCATCCAGGTCGGTTCCTTCCGGCTCACCGGCAAACGCGTGTTCCGCATGGCACCGCTCCAGCACCACTTCGAACTCAAAGGCTGGTCCGAAGTCCTCGTGGTGGTCCGTTTCTGGATCATCCAGGGCATCTGCGTGATCGTCGGCCTGGGTCTCTTCTACGCGGGATGGGCAGCAGAAAAGTGA
- the pgeF gene encoding peptidoglycan editing factor PgeF — translation MIGQRESVSGAHFAFTDRWSGVSAAPYEELNLGGAVGDDPEAVRTNRELAAKSLGLDPARVVWMNQVHGADAVVVSEPWGENPVPRVDAVVTAERGLALAVLTADCTPVLLADPVAGIVAAAHAGRPGMVAGVVPAALRAMTELGADPARIVARTGPAVCGSCYEVPEEMRADVAAVEPAAHAETSWGTPAVDVTAGVHAQLDRLGVRDRRQSPVCTLESGDHFSYRRDRTTGRLAGYVWLD, via the coding sequence GTGATAGGACAGCGCGAGAGCGTGAGCGGCGCGCACTTCGCCTTCACCGACCGGTGGAGCGGGGTGAGCGCCGCTCCGTATGAGGAGCTCAACCTCGGCGGGGCGGTCGGCGACGACCCCGAGGCCGTGCGGACCAACCGCGAACTGGCCGCCAAGTCCCTCGGGCTCGACCCTGCCCGGGTGGTCTGGATGAACCAGGTGCACGGAGCGGACGCCGTGGTGGTCTCGGAGCCCTGGGGCGAGAATCCGGTGCCCCGGGTCGACGCGGTCGTCACCGCCGAACGCGGCCTCGCCCTCGCCGTCCTCACCGCCGACTGCACCCCGGTGCTGCTCGCGGACCCGGTCGCCGGGATCGTCGCGGCGGCCCACGCGGGCCGGCCCGGCATGGTCGCCGGAGTCGTCCCGGCCGCGCTACGCGCGATGACCGAACTCGGCGCCGACCCGGCCCGGATCGTCGCCCGCACCGGGCCCGCCGTCTGCGGCAGCTGCTACGAAGTGCCCGAGGAGATGCGCGCCGACGTCGCCGCCGTCGAACCCGCGGCGCACGCCGAGACGAGCTGGGGCACTCCCGCGGTCGACGTGACCGCCGGAGTGCACGCGCAGCTCGACCGGCTCGGGGTGCGCGACCGGCGGCAGTCGCCGGTGTGCACGCTGGAGTCCGGCGACCATTTCTCGTACCGCCGCGATCGCACCACGGGGCGACTCGCGGGATATGTCTGGCTGGACTGA
- a CDS encoding YggS family pyridoxal phosphate-dependent enzyme — protein sequence MTDRKDELAANLAKVEERIAAACAAAGRAREEVTLIVVTKTYPASDVRMLAELGVRHVAENKDQDAAPKAAECSDLPLTWHFVGQLQTNKVRSVVGYADLVQSVDRSKLVTALSKEAVKAEREVGCLIQVALDAGSSERGERGGVAPGGIGELAELVARAPGLRLDGLMTVAPLTGEYAGREQAAFERLMDLSTDLRRAHPAANMVSAGMSADLEQAVAAGATHVRVGTAVLGVRPRLG from the coding sequence ATGACGGACCGTAAGGACGAACTCGCCGCGAATCTGGCGAAGGTGGAGGAGCGCATCGCCGCTGCGTGCGCGGCCGCCGGGCGGGCACGGGAGGAGGTGACCCTCATCGTGGTCACCAAGACCTATCCCGCGAGCGATGTACGGATGCTCGCCGAGCTCGGTGTGCGTCATGTCGCCGAGAACAAGGACCAGGACGCGGCGCCCAAAGCCGCCGAATGTTCGGATTTGCCCCTTACTTGGCATTTCGTTGGTCAGTTGCAGACCAACAAGGTGCGATCTGTTGTGGGTTACGCGGATCTCGTGCAGTCCGTCGATCGTTCGAAGTTGGTGACGGCCCTGTCCAAGGAGGCCGTGAAGGCCGAGCGCGAGGTGGGCTGCCTGATCCAGGTCGCTCTCGACGCCGGTTCGAGCGAGCGAGGGGAGCGGGGTGGCGTGGCACCGGGCGGGATCGGGGAGTTGGCCGAGCTCGTGGCCCGGGCTCCGGGGTTGCGGCTCGACGGGCTGATGACCGTCGCTCCGCTGACCGGGGAGTACGCGGGACGCGAACAGGCGGCGTTCGAGCGGTTGATGGATTTGTCGACCGACCTGCGCAGAGCCCATCCGGCTGCGAACATGGTCTCGGCAGGGATGAGTGCGGACCTCGAACAGGCCGTGGCGGCAGGGGCGACACATGTGCGCGTCGGCACCGCGGTACTCGGAGTCCGCCCCAGGCTCGGGTAA
- the ftsW gene encoding putative lipid II flippase FtsW — MSTSRTGRPPSQRAVRRPASPKPARENPLLRFYLRAHKAWDRPLTAYYLILGGSLLITVLGLVMVYSASQITALQMSLPGSFFFRKQFLAAVIGAVLLLIASRMPVKLHRALAYPILAGAVFLMALVQVPGIGMSVNGNQNWISLGGSFQIQPSEFGKLALVLWAADLLARKQDKKLLTQWKHMLVPLVPVAFLLLGLIMLGGDMGTAIILTAILFGLLWLAGAPTRLFVGVLSVAAFIGFVLIKTSPNRMARLACIGATEPKSGGADCWQAVHGIYALASGGIFGSGLGASVEKWGQLPEAHTDFIFAVTGEELGLAGTLSVLALFAALGYAGIRVAGRTEDPFVRYAAGGVTTWITAQAVINIGAVLGLLPIAGVPLPLFSYGGSALLPTMFAVGLLIAFARDDPAARAALSMRQPRFGRKRAGGAVPARGPRRWNTMRRRAPSARSSGER, encoded by the coding sequence GTGTCCACTAGTCGGACTGGGCGGCCGCCCAGCCAGCGGGCTGTGAGGCGCCCTGCGAGCCCCAAGCCTGCACGCGAGAACCCCCTGCTGCGGTTCTACTTGCGTGCTCACAAAGCCTGGGACCGCCCGCTGACCGCCTACTACCTGATCCTCGGCGGCAGCCTGCTTATCACCGTGCTCGGACTGGTGATGGTCTACTCGGCCTCCCAGATCACGGCCCTGCAGATGTCGTTGCCGGGATCCTTCTTCTTCCGCAAGCAGTTCCTGGCCGCAGTCATCGGCGCCGTCCTGCTGCTGATCGCCTCCCGGATGCCGGTCAAGCTGCACCGGGCGCTCGCCTACCCGATCCTGGCGGGCGCCGTCTTCCTGATGGCCCTGGTGCAGGTGCCGGGGATAGGGATGTCGGTCAACGGCAACCAGAACTGGATCTCGCTCGGCGGCTCCTTCCAGATCCAGCCCAGCGAGTTCGGCAAGCTCGCGCTCGTGCTGTGGGCGGCCGACCTGCTCGCCCGCAAGCAGGACAAGAAGCTGCTGACCCAGTGGAAGCACATGCTGGTGCCGCTCGTCCCGGTCGCCTTCCTGTTGCTCGGACTGATCATGCTCGGCGGCGACATGGGTACGGCGATCATTCTCACCGCGATCCTGTTCGGCCTGCTGTGGCTGGCGGGGGCGCCGACCCGGCTGTTCGTCGGGGTGCTGTCGGTCGCCGCGTTCATCGGGTTCGTCCTCATCAAGACCAGCCCCAACCGCATGGCCCGGCTCGCCTGCATCGGCGCCACCGAGCCCAAGTCCGGCGGCGCCGACTGCTGGCAGGCAGTGCACGGCATCTACGCCCTCGCTTCTGGCGGAATCTTCGGCTCCGGGCTCGGTGCGAGTGTGGAAAAATGGGGCCAACTACCCGAAGCCCACACCGACTTCATCTTCGCCGTCACCGGTGAGGAACTGGGCCTCGCGGGGACGCTGTCGGTACTCGCTCTCTTCGCGGCTCTAGGCTATGCGGGTATCCGCGTGGCCGGACGCACGGAGGACCCCTTCGTGAGGTATGCCGCGGGAGGTGTGACCACCTGGATCACCGCTCAGGCGGTGATCAACATCGGTGCGGTGCTCGGCCTGCTGCCGATCGCCGGTGTCCCGCTCCCGCTGTTCTCCTACGGAGGGTCCGCCCTGCTGCCGACCATGTTCGCCGTCGGGCTGCTGATCGCGTTCGCGCGTGACGATCCCGCCGCGCGGGCGGCGCTTTCGATGCGGCAACCCCGCTTTGGTAGAAAGCGGGCGGGAGGCGCCGTGCCGGCACGGGGGCCTCGGAGATGGAACACGATGCGACGGCGCGCCCCATCGGCGCGTTCGTCCGGAGAGCGGTGA
- the murG gene encoding undecaprenyldiphospho-muramoylpentapeptide beta-N-acetylglucosaminyltransferase has product MHVVLAGGGTAGHIEPALALADALRRQDPTVGITALGTERGLETKLVPQRGYELALIPAVPLPRKPTPELITVPGRLRGTIKATEQILERTKADAVVGFGGYVALPGYLAAKRLGVPIVIHEANARPGLANKIGSRYAAQVAVATPDSKLRGARYIGIPLRHTIATLDRAAARPEARHMFGLDPNLPTLLVSGGSQGARRLNEVVQQVAPWLQQAGIQILHAVGPKNELPHVQQMPGMPPYIPVSYLDRMDLAYAAADMMLCRAGAMTVAELSAVGLPAAYVPLPIGNGEQRLNAQPVVKAGGGLLVDDAELTPDWVRANVLPVLADPHRLYEMSRAAAEFGRRDADDLLVGMVYEAIASHRRQ; this is encoded by the coding sequence GTGCATGTCGTACTCGCCGGTGGGGGGACCGCCGGCCACATCGAGCCCGCGCTCGCCCTCGCGGACGCCCTGCGCAGGCAGGACCCGACCGTGGGGATCACGGCCCTGGGCACGGAACGGGGCCTGGAGACCAAGCTCGTCCCGCAGCGCGGCTACGAGCTCGCGCTCATCCCGGCCGTCCCGCTGCCCCGTAAGCCCACCCCCGAGCTGATCACCGTCCCGGGCCGGCTGCGCGGCACGATCAAGGCCACCGAGCAGATCCTGGAGCGCACCAAGGCCGACGCGGTCGTCGGCTTCGGCGGCTATGTGGCCCTGCCCGGCTACCTCGCGGCCAAGCGGCTCGGGGTGCCGATCGTGATCCACGAGGCCAACGCCCGCCCCGGCCTCGCCAACAAGATCGGCTCCCGCTACGCCGCCCAGGTCGCCGTCGCCACGCCGGACAGCAAGCTGCGGGGCGCCCGCTACATCGGCATCCCGCTGCGCCACACCATCGCCACCCTGGACCGGGCCGCCGCCCGTCCCGAGGCCCGGCACATGTTCGGCCTCGACCCCAACCTGCCGACCCTGCTGGTCTCCGGCGGCTCGCAGGGCGCCCGGCGCCTCAACGAGGTCGTCCAGCAGGTCGCGCCCTGGCTCCAGCAGGCCGGGATCCAGATCCTGCACGCGGTCGGCCCGAAGAACGAACTGCCGCACGTACAGCAGATGCCGGGAATGCCCCCCTACATCCCGGTAAGTTACCTGGACCGGATGGACCTCGCGTACGCCGCGGCCGACATGATGCTCTGCCGCGCGGGCGCGATGACCGTCGCCGAACTCTCCGCCGTCGGGCTTCCGGCCGCCTATGTCCCGCTGCCCATCGGCAACGGCGAACAGCGGCTGAACGCCCAGCCGGTGGTCAAGGCCGGCGGTGGACTGCTGGTCGACGACGCGGAACTGACGCCCGACTGGGTACGGGCGAACGTACTGCCCGTGCTCGCCGACCCGCACCGGCTGTACGAGATGTCCCGCGCCGCCGCCGAGTTCGGCCGCCGGGACGCCGACGACCTGCTGGTCGGCATGGTGTACGAGGCGATCGCCTCGCACCGACGCCAGTAG
- the ftsQ gene encoding cell division protein FtsQ, with product MAGSTTAERGERQQESSGPPPARRLRVRRLRTIIILAVTLVLLSAGAVWLLYGSQWLRVERVSVSGTGVLTPEQVREAADVPVGSPLISVDTDAIEARLLRKLPRIDSVDVSRSWPHGIGLKVTERTPVLLVQKGRNFVEVDDEGVRFATVSEAPKGVPALELSLSRPDSRAASLRRFGEARLVREAVRVAGDIPASVARATRSVKVRSYDDISLELRGGRTVAWGSGEKGAEKARTLTALMKATPDARYFDVSVPTAPASSGS from the coding sequence GTGGCCGGATCGACGACCGCCGAGCGCGGTGAACGCCAGCAGGAGTCGTCCGGCCCGCCTCCCGCCCGGCGGTTGAGGGTGCGTCGGCTTCGTACGATCATCATTCTCGCCGTGACGCTCGTGCTTCTTTCCGCGGGCGCCGTCTGGCTGTTGTACGGCTCCCAGTGGCTCCGCGTCGAACGCGTGTCGGTCTCGGGGACCGGGGTGCTGACTCCCGAGCAGGTTCGCGAGGCCGCCGACGTCCCGGTCGGATCGCCGCTGATTTCCGTCGACACCGACGCGATCGAGGCACGACTGCTCCGGAAATTGCCCCGAATTGACTCGGTTGATGTCAGTCGATCCTGGCCCCATGGAATCGGGCTGAAAGTGACTGAGCGTACTCCGGTTCTGCTTGTCCAAAAGGGCCGAAACTTTGTCGAAGTGGACGATGAAGGTGTCCGATTCGCCACGGTTTCCGAGGCCCCGAAAGGCGTGCCCGCACTGGAATTGTCGCTCTCCCGGCCCGACTCCCGGGCCGCGAGCCTGCGCCGTTTCGGCGAGGCCCGGCTCGTGCGCGAAGCCGTGCGGGTGGCGGGTGACATTCCGGCCTCCGTCGCCCGCGCGACCCGTTCCGTCAAGGTGCGTTCGTACGACGACATCTCGCTGGAGTTGAGAGGCGGCCGTACCGTCGCCTGGGGGAGTGGCGAGAAGGGTGCCGAGAAGGCCCGTACGCTCACCGCTCTCATGAAAGCCACCCCCGATGCTCGGTACTTCGACGTCAGCGTTCCCACCGCCCCTGCGTCATCGGGGAGTTGA
- the ftsZ gene encoding cell division protein FtsZ has product MAAPQNYLAVIKVIGVGGGGVNAINRMIEVGLKGVEFIAINTDAQALLMSDADVKLDVGRELTRGLGAGANPAVGRKAAEDHREEIEEVLKGADMVFVTAGEGGGTGTGGAPVVANIARSLGALTIGVVTRPFTFEGRRRANQAEDGIAELREEVDTLIVIPNDRLLSISDRQVSVLDAFKSADQVLLSGVQGITDLITTPGLINLDFADVKSVMSEAGSALMGIGSARGDDRAVAAAEMAISSPLLEASIDGARGVLLSISGGSDLGLFEINEAAQLVSEAAHPEANIIFGAVIDDALGDEVRVTVIAAGFDGGQPPTRRETVMGSSSSSARREEPTPVRQTESRPSFGSLGSVTPKEDPEPVPEPTADLPVAPPVPPSRSYSDSAAEELDVPDFLK; this is encoded by the coding sequence GTGGCAGCACCGCAGAACTACCTCGCAGTCATCAAAGTCATCGGTGTCGGCGGCGGTGGTGTCAATGCCATCAACCGGATGATCGAGGTCGGTCTCAAGGGCGTCGAGTTCATCGCCATCAACACCGACGCGCAGGCGCTGTTGATGAGCGACGCCGACGTCAAACTCGACGTCGGCCGCGAACTCACCCGCGGACTCGGCGCCGGCGCCAACCCGGCCGTCGGCCGCAAGGCCGCCGAGGACCACCGCGAGGAGATCGAGGAGGTCCTCAAGGGGGCCGACATGGTCTTCGTGACGGCCGGAGAGGGCGGCGGCACCGGCACCGGTGGCGCACCCGTCGTGGCCAACATCGCCCGCTCGCTGGGCGCCCTCACCATCGGCGTGGTCACCCGCCCCTTCACCTTCGAGGGCCGCCGTCGCGCCAACCAGGCCGAGGACGGCATCGCGGAACTCCGCGAAGAGGTCGACACCCTCATCGTCATCCCCAACGACCGACTGCTGTCCATCTCGGACCGCCAGGTCTCGGTCCTCGACGCCTTCAAGTCGGCCGACCAGGTCCTGCTCTCCGGTGTCCAGGGCATCACCGACCTCATCACCACGCCCGGTCTGATCAACCTCGACTTCGCCGACGTCAAGTCGGTCATGTCCGAGGCCGGTTCGGCGCTCATGGGCATCGGCTCGGCCCGCGGCGACGACCGCGCGGTGGCCGCCGCCGAGATGGCGATCTCCTCGCCGCTCCTGGAGGCGTCCATCGACGGCGCCCGAGGTGTGCTGCTCTCCATCTCCGGTGGCTCCGACCTCGGCCTGTTCGAGATCAACGAAGCCGCCCAGCTGGTCAGCGAGGCCGCCCACCCCGAGGCCAACATCATCTTCGGCGCGGTCATCGACGACGCCCTCGGCGACGAGGTCCGTGTCACCGTGATCGCCGCCGGCTTCGACGGCGGCCAGCCGCCGACCCGTCGCGAGACCGTCATGGGCTCGTCCTCCTCCTCGGCCCGTCGCGAGGAGCCCACTCCGGTACGGCAGACCGAGAGCCGTCCCTCCTTCGGCTCGCTCGGCAGCGTCACGCCGAAGGAGGACCCGGAGCCGGTTCCCGAGCCGACCGCCGACCTGCCGGTCGCCCCGCCGGTCCCGCCGTCGCGGAGCTACTCCGACAGCGCGGCCGAGGAGCTGGACGTGCCGGACTTCCTGAAGTGA
- the murD gene encoding UDP-N-acetylmuramoyl-L-alanine--D-glutamate ligase has protein sequence MGSRKVTSSEHLDWQGKHVTVAGLGVSGIPAAKALHARGAHVTVVNDGDDARAREQAAELEALGITVRLGDGATLPEGTELVVTAPGWKPDKPLFTAARAAGLEIWGDVELAWRLRGPDAAPWLAITGTNGKTTTTQMLASILRAAGLRTAAVGNIGVSLLDAVLGDEQYDVLAVELSSYQLHWAPSLRAHSAAVLNLAPDHLDWHGSMEAYAADKGRVYEGNRVACVYNVADKATEDLVREADVEEGCRAIGFTLGTPGPSQLGVVEGILVDRAFVEDRHKNAQELAEVSDVNPPAPHNIANALAAAALARAFGVPARAVRDGLRDFTPDAHRIAHVADVDSVAYVDDSKATNTHAAEASLAAYESIVWIAGGLAKGATFDELVTKSAKRLRGVVLIGQDRALIREALARHAPEVPVVDLDRTDTGAMLAAVREASRLAVAGDTVLLAPACASMDMFANYNKRGEAFAEAVRGLAGAGA, from the coding sequence ATGGGCAGCAGAAAAGTGACCTCCTCGGAGCACCTCGACTGGCAGGGGAAGCACGTCACCGTCGCCGGACTCGGTGTCTCCGGCATCCCGGCGGCCAAGGCGCTGCACGCGCGCGGGGCGCACGTCACGGTCGTCAACGACGGCGACGACGCACGCGCGCGTGAGCAGGCCGCGGAGTTGGAGGCGCTCGGGATCACCGTGCGCCTCGGCGACGGCGCGACCCTGCCCGAGGGCACCGAGCTCGTGGTCACCGCGCCCGGCTGGAAGCCGGACAAGCCGCTCTTCACCGCGGCCCGTGCGGCTGGCCTGGAGATCTGGGGCGACGTGGAGCTCGCCTGGCGGCTCCGCGGCCCCGACGCGGCCCCCTGGCTCGCGATCACGGGCACCAACGGCAAGACGACCACCACCCAGATGCTGGCGTCGATCCTGAGGGCCGCAGGGCTGCGCACGGCCGCCGTCGGCAACATCGGCGTCTCCCTGCTGGACGCGGTGCTCGGCGACGAGCAGTACGACGTGCTCGCCGTGGAGTTGTCGAGCTATCAGCTCCACTGGGCGCCCTCCCTGCGCGCCCACTCCGCCGCCGTGCTCAATCTCGCCCCCGACCATCTCGACTGGCACGGCTCCATGGAGGCGTACGCCGCCGACAAGGGCCGGGTCTACGAGGGCAACAGAGTCGCCTGCGTCTACAACGTCGCCGACAAGGCCACCGAGGACCTGGTGCGCGAGGCGGACGTCGAGGAGGGATGCCGGGCGATCGGCTTCACCCTCGGCACCCCCGGGCCGTCCCAACTCGGTGTCGTCGAGGGCATCCTGGTCGACCGGGCCTTCGTGGAGGACCGGCACAAGAACGCCCAGGAGCTCGCCGAGGTCTCCGACGTGAACCCGCCGGCCCCGCACAACATCGCCAACGCCCTTGCCGCGGCGGCCCTCGCACGCGCTTTCGGGGTGCCCGCTAGGGCCGTACGGGACGGGCTGCGCGACTTCACCCCGGACGCGCACCGCATCGCCCACGTGGCCGATGTCGACTCGGTCGCCTATGTCGACGACTCCAAGGCCACCAACACCCACGCGGCAGAAGCCTCGTTGGCGGCCTACGAGTCGATCGTGTGGATCGCGGGCGGGCTCGCCAAGGGTGCGACCTTCGACGAGCTGGTCACCAAGTCGGCAAAGCGACTTCGCGGTGTCGTGCTCATCGGTCAGGACCGCGCCCTGATCCGGGAAGCCCTCGCGCGACACGCCCCGGAAGTACCCGTGGTGGACCTCGACCGGACCGACACTGGGGCGATGCTCGCGGCTGTCCGGGAGGCTTCGCGTCTCGCCGTCGCAGGCGACACCGTGTTGTTGGCGCCGGCCTGTGCGTCGATGGACATGTTCGCCAACTACAACAAGCGCGGGGAAGCGTTCGCGGAGGCGGTTCGCGGACTCGCCGGCGCGGGCGCCTGA